The following coding sequences lie in one Fusarium poae strain DAOMC 252244 chromosome 1, whole genome shotgun sequence genomic window:
- the MUS81 gene encoding Crossover junction endonuclease mus81 (BUSCO:14058at5125) — protein sequence MADADSANPQFLEWVKEWLDLARERNSKGVTTYRTAYNSLKACPITFEHPAQLQQLKGFGPKLCDRLEQQLKKHCEQNGLPMPPHPRSHKAAPVPGGENGEGSSAKPAKKARKPKAYVPALRSGAFALVVGLSTLDEDTASGMTKAELIEVAQPYCDSSFSAPSDPTKFYTAWNSMKTLLQKELVYERGRPLRRYALTDEGWEVAKRIKDTDHWQTEKGRVKDPTSAQPVIPNFQPEVVSRQKSPSVEIAEPPQAPSEYQNVVSDGPKTSGGASLPNFTPILLPPGTFTVQLVLDVREVRAKTDRDYMQEELAKQGAKPIMRSMELGDAQWVAKCNDPNLLSSQGAEGDEVVLDWIVERKRLDDLIGSIKDGRFHEQKFRLQRSGAKKVIYIIEEIGMDPEVINRYAEAVRSAIASTQVVNGYFVKRTNKMDETIRYLTRMTAMLKRTYESRSLHVIPTKVLTSQNYLPLLKHLRESISPDWYVTYPAFSSLASKSESITLRDVFLKMLMTIKGVTGEKALEIQKRWKTPYDFVKAFEACGTGEQGLKRKRELVFSETSHLVGRKKFTKPLSTKIAEVWGDA from the coding sequence ATGGCCGACGCCGACTCAGCCAATCCCCAATTTCTCGAGTGGGTGAAAGAGTGGTTGGATTTAGCTCGTGAACGCAATTCCAAAGGCGTTACCACGTACCGGACAGCGTACAACTCGCTGAAGGCGTGTCCCATTACTTTTGAACACCCCGCACAGTTGCAACAACTCAAAGGTTTTGGCCCCAAACTCTGCGACCGTCTTGAACAGCAATTGAAGAAACATTGCGAACAGAATGGCCTTCCAATGCCTCCGCATCCAAGGTCCCATAAAGCGGCACCGGTTCCTGGCGGTGAAAATGGAGAAGGTTCTTCAGCAAAGCCTGCGAAAAAGGCGCGCAAGCCCAAAGCCTACGTCCCTGCCCTTCGATCTGGAGCTTTTGCCTTAGTAGTAGGACTCTCGACCCTGGATGAAGACACCGCTAGTGGGATGACCAAGGCTGAACTCATTGAAGTTGCGCAGCCTTACTGTGATTCATCCTTTTCTGCTCCTAGCGATCCCACCAAGTTCTACACTGCCTGGAACTCGATGAAAACTTTGCTGCAGAAGGAGCTAGTATACGAAAGAGGGCGGCCGTTGAGGAGATATGCCCTGACCGACGAAGGATGGGAAGTTGCCAAGCGTATAAAGGACACCGACCACTGGCAGACCGAAAAGGGTAGGGTTAAGGATCCTACCTCAGCGCAACCCGTTATTCCGAACTTCCAGCCCGAAGTCGTTTCTAGACAAAAGTCGCCTTCTGTGGAGATCGCTGAACCACCACAAGCTCCATCAGAGTATCAAAATGTTGTATCTGATGGACCAAAAACGTCAGGCGGTGCCTCGTTGCCCAACTTCACTCCAATATTATTACCTCCAGGAACCTTTACCGTCCAATTAGTCTTGGACGTTCGTGAAGTAAGGGCCAAGACAGACCGCGACTATATGCAAGAGGAACTCGCAAAACAAGGCGCGAAACCCATTATGCGTAGCATGGAGCTTGGAGATGCTCAGTGGGTCGCGAAATGTAACGACCCGAACCTGCTCTCATCACAGGGTGCTGAGGGTGATGAGGTCGTGCTGGACTGGATTGTCGAGAGAAAGCGCCTTGATGACTTGATCGGGAGTATCAAGGATGGCAGATTCCATGAGCAAAAGTTTCGCTTACAACGATCCGGTGCGAAGAAAGTGATTTACATCATCGAGGAAATTGGAATGGACCCAGAGGTGATTAACAGATATGCCGAAGCAGTACGATCGGCTATCGCTTCGACGCAAGTAGTTAATGGCTACTTTGTCAAGAGAACGAACAAGATGGACGAGACAATCAGATACCTCACACGGATGACTGCCATGCTGAAACGGACGTACGAGAGTAGATCCCTGCACGTCATACCTACCAAGGTCCTTACCTCTCAGAATTACCTTCCGCTGCTGAAGCACCTTAGGGAATCCATATCTCCAGATTGGTACGTTACCTACCCGGCCTTCTCCTCGCTTGCGTCAAAGTCAGAGTCCATCACATTGCGAGACGTATTCTTGAAAATGCTCATGACTATCAAGGGCGTCACAGGAGAGAAGGCACTTGAGATACAAAAACGTTGGAAAACACCTTACGACTTTGTCAAAGCTTTTGAGGCCTGCGGAACTGGTGAGCAGGGTTTGAAGCGCAAGCGCGAGTTGGTTTTCAGTGAAACAAGCCACCTCGTTGGGCGGAAGAAGTTTACGAAGCCGCTGAGCACCAAAATCGCCGAAGTTTGGGGCGATGCATAA